The Mycolicibacterium duvalii DNA window TGACCGCGCCGTCGAACTGTTCAAACCACTAGCCAAGAAGGCCACCCGGCCCGAGGTGCGCGGTGGTCTGGGCGGCTTCGCGGGGCTGTTCGCCCTGCGTGGCGACTATCGCGAACCGTTGCTGGCGTCGTCGACCGACGGTGTCGGCACCAAGTTGGCGGTGGCCCAGGCGATGGACAAGCACGACACCGTCGGGATCGATCTGGTCGCGATGGTGGTCGACGACCTGGTCGTGTGTGGTGCCGAACCGTTGTTCCTGCAGGACTACATCGCCGTCGGCCGGACCGTCCCCGAACGCGTCGCCGAACTGGTCTCCGGTATCGCCGATGGCTGCGTGCAGGCCGGCTGTGCGCTGCTGGGCGGCGAGACGGCCGAGCACCCCGGCCTGATGGCGCCGGACCACTACGACATCTCGGCCACCGGTATCGGCGTCGTCGAGGCCGATGACGTCCTGGGACCCGAACGCGTCAAACCCGGCGACGTGATCATCGCGATGGCCTCTACCGGCCTGCACTCCAACGGCTACTCGCTGGCCCGTCACGTGCTGCTCGAGATCGACCACATGAACCTGGCCGGCCACGTCGAGGAATTCGGTCGCACCCTCGGCGAGGAACTTCTAGAACCTACCCGCATCTACGCCAAGGACTGCCTGGCGTTGGCCGCCGAAACCCAGGTCCGGACCTTCTGCCACGTCACCGGAGGCGGACTGGCCGGCAACCTCGAACGGGTCATTCCGCACGGCTTGGTGGCGACGCTCGAACGCGGCACCTGGACGCCGGCGCCGGTGTTCGGCATGATCGCGCAGCGCGGACGCATCGAACAGGCCGAGATGGAGCGGACGTTCAACATGGGCGTCGGCATGGTCGCCGTCGTCGCGCCGGAGGACACCGATCGCGCGCTGGCCGTGCTGACCGCCCGTCACCTGGACTGCTGGACTCTGGGCACCATCGAGAAGGGTGGTAAGGACGGCGCCCGCGCGGTTCTGGTCGGGCAGCACCCCAGATTCTGACAGCTGTGGGTCCCAGGGATCCGAGTAGGCCCGGGCCTATCGGCGCCAGTCGTCGTCGTCGACCCAGGCGTCATCCGAGGCGTCGCCGTTGATGTCACCACCGAAGCGGTCATCGCCCGAAGAGCCCGACAGCTCGCGCTGAAGCCGCTCGAAGTCGGTCTGAGGTGAGCTGTACTTGAGCTCACGTGCAACCTTGGTCTGCTTTGCCTTTGCCCGGCCGCGGCCCATGGGGGAACCCCCTCGCGCAATAACGGAGCGGCCCAATGACTAGGCGGCTCCGATCTGAGTGTGTTTATGTCCTGTTGACACCTTACCGTGCCGGACGCCGTGGCGCTGGCAGGCCCTGAACCCTGACCGGGTTTTGTGGGCGCTCTCACTTAGTACCACTACGCAACCGCTCGACCGCCAGCCGTCCTGCGCCGACGGAGTCGCCGGCGGGCACCGAATCGGGGTCGATGGCGGCGGCCGTTTCGACCTGGCCGCCCGTGGTCAGCTCGGTGTCGGCGGATAGGCCCCGTTTGACCAGGGCCAGCGCGATCGGGCCGTGATCGACGTGGTCGACCACCGTGCCCAGGCGCCCCACCGCGCGGCCCGCGGTCAGCAGCGGATCGCCCGGCGCGGGGCGGTCGGTGCTGCCGTCGAGGTGCAGCAGCACCAGCATCCGCGGCGGTTTGCCCAGGTTGTGCACTCGCGCCACCGTCTCTTGTCCCCGATAGCAGCCCTTGTCCAGGTGGACGGCGGGGCCGACCCAGCCGACCTCGTGCGGAATGGTGCGTTCGTCGGTGTCCACCCCCAACCGGGCCTGCACGGCGGCCACCCGATGGGCTTCGTAGGCCCACACTCCGGCCGGACGCACCCCTGCGGCGACCAGTGCGTCCCACCAACGGGCGTGCTGCTCGCGGGGCACGACGACGTCGAGGTCGGCTCCACCGGAGGTCAAACGACGGACGAATCCACCGCCGTCCAGGGCCACCGCGGACCCGTCGGCCGGTACCGTCGCCAGCCCCAGCGCGTCGAGTACGGCGGCGTCGGCCACGGCGGGACCGAGCAGCGACAGCACAGCCAGCTCGGCCGGCTCGATCACGACATCGGCCCAGAAGACCATCTTGCGCAGATAGGACAACAGTGGCTCGCCCCGCCAGGGCTCGGTGTCCAGCACCGTGCGGCCGCTCAGTTCGGTCTGCAACCAGTGATCCTCCACCCGCCCCTGGCCGTCGAGGCTGAGGTTCTGGGTGGCCGTGCCCTCGCCCAAGTCGCTGACGTGCTGAGTGGACAGGCTGTGCAGCCAGGTCTTGCGCTCGGCTCCGGTGAGGGCCAGCACGGCCCGGTGGGAGCGATCGACGACCACGGCTGCGTGGGCGGCGGTGCGCTGCTCACCGAGCGGATCGCCGTAGTGCCAGACGGCGCCGGCGTCGGGACCGGGGTCAGGGGCGGGTACTGCGGACATAGTCCAACTCTACGGTCGGCGCGTGGTGGCGTGGGGCTACGCTGTGGCCCCATGGCTGACCGACCCGCTGTCGTGGTCACCCTCGATGGACGGCTGCACGATCCGACCGTCCCGCTTTTGTACGCCGATGATCTCGCGGCCGTGCGCGGAGACGGGATCTTCGAGACCATGCTGGTGCGCGACGGCGCGGCCTGTCTGCTCGACGCGCATCTGGGCCGGCTGGCGCACTCGGCCCGGATGGTGAACCTGCCGGCCCCCGACCTGGACCGGTGGCGCAGCGCGGTAGGTGTAGCGGTGGACGCCTGGACCGACGCAGGCGACGACGACGGCGTTCTGCGGCTGGTATACAGCCGGGGCCGCGAGAGCGGATCGGAGGTCACCGCGTACGTCACTGTGGCGGCGCTGCCGGCGCGCGTCGCCGAGGTCCGGCGACGCGGACTGGCGGCACTGACGCTCTCCCGCGGACTGGCCGCGCACGGTATCGACGAACTGCCCTGGTTGCTGGCCGGAGCCAAGACGCTGTCCTACGCCGTGAACATGGCGGCGCTGCGGCACGCGGAGGCGCACGGAGCCGGTGATGTGATCTTCGTCAGCACCGACGGGTTCATCCTGGAGGGGCCGCGGTCGACCGTGGTCATCGAGACGGTCTCCGACGAGGGTCGGCGGTGCCTGCTCACCCCGCCCCCGTGGTACCCGATCCTGCGCGGCACCACGCAGCAAGCCCTGTTCGAGGTCGCCCGCAATGCGGGTTACGACTGCGACTACCAGGCACTCAAGCCGGCTGATCTGATTGCCGCGCAGGGTGTTTGGCTGGTGTCGAGCATCACCCTGGCGGCGCGCGTGCACACCCTCGACGGGGTGGCGCTGCCGACGGCGACCGACGCCGCCGACATCTCCGCGCTGATCGACGCCGCGGTGCTCAGCGATCGCTGACAGAGTAAATCCCTTGTCGCGCTGACCCTGCGCGGGTACCTTCGCCTGTACACAGGGAAGGAGGTGGTCCGACAAATTGAGTGACTTATGGACATGTGAGGTGGCTGCGAGCTAGCAGCGCCGGGGAGCGCTTGACGCACACCTGCGCGCGCTGGCGAATTCCCCGCAGTCACCCGGCCCCCGAGCCCCTTGGTTGTGTCCGACCGAGGATGACGGCTCGGGGGCTGTCCCTTTTCTGGGTCGAGCGTCAGCCGGCAGGGCCGGGCGCCAGCGAGGAACACTCCGCCATGGCCGACTCCCAGGTGTCGACGTCCACCCCGGGCGGGGGGCCGGACACCGGCCCGGCAGGCGCAGGAACTCCGTGCTGATCCAGGCACGATGCGTACGAGCCGTGCCCGCCACCGGTTTCGGTCGAACGCGGGGTTGACGGAGCCGGAGTCTCACCGGGGGAGGCACAGCCGGCCAGCACGGTGGCAGCCGCGGCCCATGCAACGACCACGTGGTGGGCGCGCATCAGCCGACGAACCGGGACAGCCGGGCCGACAGATGCGGGACCAGTCCGCCGTCGGCGTCCACCCGCTCCTCGACGTAGGCCAGGTCGCCGCCTTCGATGATCCCGTAGAGCCGTTTGGCGCCGCCGACGAGCACCCCGGACACGCTGCGCGCCAGCGCATCGGTGACCAGTTCCCACGAGGATTGATTGAGCGGTCGGCCGTAGAACAGCTCGACGTAGCCGGCCGAGTGGGCCAGTAGCAACTCGATCGCCTGGGACTCGTCGGGGTCGGCCGGGTCGGTGACGAACCGCCAGTAGCCCGTCTCGCGCAGGCCGGGACGGTCGTAGTCGCCGTCCTCGGTCAGCAGCCAGGAGCGGGACTCCCAGTTCAGATAGTCGCTGCCGTCATGCGAGACGATGATCTGCTGGCCGAACCGGTAGTCGCCGTGGGCGCTGCGGCCCTCGCCCTCACCGCGCCACACCCCGACCAGAGGCAGCAGTGCCAGCAGCGCATCGTTGAGGTCGGCGCCCTGTCGCAGGTTGGCCGTGTCGGCGGGAAGCGGGAGGTCGGCGAAGGCCGGAATGTTGCGCGTGGCAGTCTCTTTGGCCCGCTGGGCGGCAGCGGCGACCGCCTCGTCGCCGGACGTCACGACTCGTCGGTGACCAGTCGATACAACGCGTACAACGCGAACCAGGTGATCACCACCACGGCCACGACGAGCAGGATCTCGAAGAACAGCACCACGACGTGAAGTCTAACCGCCGCTCCGGGCCGTGGTTCAGCCGACCTTGTACTCGTATTCCGGGCAGAACGCACCGGTGGCGGCACCGATGAAGTAGCCCGCGTCGCCGTTCGACCAGCCCGTGGCGCCGGCCAGGTCGAGCACTTCCTGCTCGAACGTCGCACCGTTGTTCCAGTCCTGGCAGACCGCGTACCCGGTCTCGATGACCTGGGCGGTCTTTTCCGAGGGCCAGGTGATGCCGTACTCGGCGATCACGGAGAGGAAGTCGCCCTCCGGGTCGGCGAGCGCGGCCGGAGCGCCCCACAGGGCGCCTCCGGCAAGCAGTGCGGCTGCGACACAGGCGAATGTCGTTTTCATGTCGGCCCCTCGAGGTAGCCGCGGCACTGTGCCGGGTGATTCGTCCCGCGCCGAGCGGCGCGGGACGTCACCTCATCGTCCTCCAGGAATGCCGAGCTTGCAGGGTTTTCACAGCAAGATCAGCAGAGGATCAGGCGCTTACGCGACCTTGACGTCGACCTCGTGGATGCCCGCGCCCGTCGGCGCGACCACCGCGTCGCCGTTACCGACCTTGGACAGCGCGCGCAGCGTCCAGGTCCCGGGCGCGGCGAAGAACCGGAAGTCACCGGTGGCCGACGCGACGACCTCGGCGGTGAACTCGTCAGAGCTGTCCAGCAGCCGCACGAACGCGCCGCCGACCGCCTGACCCGAGCCGTCCACGACCCGGCCGGTGATCACCGTTTCCTTCTCCAGGTCGACGCCGGCGGGCAACGTCAGTCCTTGCTTGGGTGCAGAGCACATATCAACTTCCCAACTCGATCGGGGCCCCCACCAGGGAGCCGTATTCCGTCCAACTGCCGTCGTAGTTCTTGACGTTCTTGTGCCCGAGGAGCTCCTGCAGCACGAACCAGGTGTGCGACGAACGCTCACCGATCCGGCAGTAGGCGATGGTCTCCTTCTCGCCGTCGAGGCCGGCCTCGGCGTACAGCTTGGCCAGATCCTCGTCGGACTTGAAGGTGCCGTCCTCGTTGGCGGCCTTGCTCCACGGAACGTTGATGGCGCCGGGGATATGCCCGGGGCGCTGGCTCTGCTCCTGCGGCAGGTGCGCGGGGGCGAGGATCTTGCCGGAGAATTCGTCGGGGGAGCGCACGTCGACCAGGTTCTTCTTGCCGATCGCGTCGATCACCTCGTCGCGGAAGGCACGGATGCTGGTGTCGGGAGCCTTGGCGGTGTAGCTGGTGCCCGGGCGTTCCACCGTGTCGGTCGACAGCGGACGCGCGTCGAGTTCCCACTTCTTGCGGCCACCGTCGAGCAGCTTGACGTCGGCGTGGCCGTAGAGCTTGAAGTACCAGTACGCGTAGGCGGCGAACCAGTTGTTGTTGCCGCCGTAGAGCACCACGGTGTCGTCGTTGGAGATGCCGCGCTCGCTCAGCAGCTTCGAGAACTGCTCGGCGTCGACGAAGTCGCGCCGGACCTGATCCTGCAGATCGGTCTTCCAGTCGAGCTTGACGGCGCCCGGGATGTGGCCGGTGTCGTAGGCGTTGGTGTCCTCGTCTACCTCGACGAAGACGGTGTTCGGCGCGTCGAGATTGCTCTCGGCCCAGTCGACTGAGACCAGAACGTCGGAGCGTGCCATATAGAGGGTCCTTCCGGTTTGGTTGGGGGCGGTGCGGTTACGGGCGGGGCGGTGCGCCCGGCGTCGGGACGCCGAGCGCGGAGGTGCTGCCGGTGGCGGTGGGGTGTGACATGAACGAGCTCCTGTTGATGTGCATCGGCGGGCTGGTGGGCCGAAAGCGGCCACTCACAGAGTGCGGCGCACAGCGACGGCGCGGCTACTCAGCAGCAACAACAACAGCAACAACCCGCGACGCGGCACAGATCGACTGCGCGGCGCTTGGTGAGCACAAGCTCGAGGCGGGCTGACACGCGGCACAGCTTACCCAAAGACAGGGTGATCAAGCCAACAGCGGCCGCAGAGCGGACCGCAGGTCAGTGGCGGTGGGCACCCCCGAGGTGCGGTACCGCTGCCGTCCGTCGGCGTCGAAGATGAACGTCGTGGGCAGCGACAGCACCGAAAGCCTGCGCGCCGGTTCGGGATCGGCGTCCATGTCGATCTCGAGGTGTGCCACGGCGGGCAGCTCGGCGCACACCTCCTCGACGACCCGGCGGACCCCGGCGCACGGCCCGCACCACGGCGCACTGAAATGCAGGATGGTCGGTCCGGTCGTGGACAGGCCCAGGTCACTGGTGTCCACGTCGGGCCATTCGGCGGCGCCGCGGGCCAGGGTGGCGCGCAGCGTAACGAGGCGCCCGATCACATAGGCCATCCCGAAGACCGCGATCAAGACCGCCACGACCACGATCCACGTCCCAGTCATGACAGCCGGAACCTGTCGAGCTGGAGCCGCATGTCTCCGGTGATGCCCTCGATGATGATGTCCGAACCGCGTGCGCCCTGACTGGTCGGTGCGACGCCGAACGGCAGCACCTGACCGGGAAGCCGGGAGGAGAACGCGGCGAGCACGGCGGTCAGCCGGTCCTCGGGCACCTCCTGGTCGGCGGTACCCGGACCGGTCAGCACACCGGTCGCGGTCAGCACCAGCGTGGAGGCGTCGGGGCCGGCCATCGACAGGTCGACCGCGATGCTGACCCGCTCGTCGAACCCGGCCTGGTCCGGCGTCCCGGTGAACACCACGCCGCGGTTGCTCGAGATGCCCGATTCGGTGGTGCCGCCGGTGGAGTCCTCGGTCTCATCGGTGGGCGCCTCCACCAGCAGGTCGGTGATTCCCATGTACCGGCCGAGATGCGTGGAGTCGATGATGATGCGGCTTTCCACCTTCTCGACCGCCAACGCCGAATCGGGCCGCACCAGCCAGGACCCGGACAGGTCGACCGAGTGCAGCGTCGCCTCCAGCGATGCCCGGCCCACGACGGCGTGATCAACGCCACTGGCCTTGATCTCCACCTCGTCGTAACGGTGCCGCGCCGCCTGGGTGACGAACGGAAAGCCCAGGATCGCCACCGACGGATCCCAGTTCAGGTCGGCGGCTGTGCGCACGCTTCTGGCCAGGCGATACTCGGCGTAGATCGCCGCGCCGAAGTCAGTGCCGACGGCGCCCAACACCAAAGCCAGCAGGGTGGACACGACACCGACGACGAGCTTGCGCACGCCGACATTGTTGCCTACCCGGCCTGCCCGCTCGCCGTTCGGCGCGGCTTACGGGCAGGCGGCACGCTATCGTTAGGACACCAACGGTCAGTAACGGCCGTGTGTCAGGCGTGAATCTGGGAAGTCACCGCGACAAAGACGTACCGGTGCGTCCAGGCGGATGATCTCCACAGCGGTTGGAGGGCCAGGTGGATCTACTGCTACTGACGGTCGACCCGCATCCCGAATCCATCCTGCCGTCTTTGGCGCTGCTCGCCCACAACGTGCGCACGGCCCCGACCGAAGTGTCGTCGTTGCTGGAGGCAGGTTCGGCCGACGTGGCCATCGTCGACGCGCGCACCGACCTGGCCGCCGCACGCGGGCTGTGCCGGCTGCTGGGCACCACCGGCACGTCGGTTCCGGTGGTCGCCGTGGTCAACGAGGGCGGCCTCGTCGCGGTCAACGTGGAGTGGGGCCTCGACGAGATTCTGCTGCCGAGCACCGGTCCGGCCGAGATCGACGCCCGGCTGCGGCTGCTGGTGGGGCGCCGCGGCGGGATCGCCAACCAGGAGAACGTCGGCAAGATCAGCCTCGGCGAGCTGGTGATCGACGAGGGGACCTACACCGCCCGGCTGCGCGGACGGCCGTTGGACCTGACATACAAGGAATTCGAGCTGCTGAAGTATCTCGCGCAGCACGCCGGCCGCGTGTTCACCCGCGCACAGCTGTTACAGGAGGTGTGGGGCTATGACTTCTTCGGAGGGACCCGCACCGTCGACGTCCACGTCCGGCGTCTGCGGGCCAAGCTCGGACCCGAGTACGAGTCGCTGATCGGCACGGTCCGCAACGTCGGATACAAGGCGGTCCGGCCGTCCCGGGGACGCGGCACCGCGCAGGGCGCTGCGCCGCCCGACGAACCGGACGAGGCCGAAGAAGACAGTTACGACGACACCGTCGACGAACTGCACAGCGAGCCGGTGTCCGAAGCGCTGGGCAGTTCGTGACGGTCGACTGGCAACAGGGGCTCACCGACTCTGCGCGTCAGCAGATCCGCGACGTCATCGCTGCGGCCGAGGTCGCCGACGGGGTGGCCCCGGTCGGCGAACAGGTGCTGCGCGAGCTGAACCTCGACCGCACCCGGCACCTGGTCGCGACCGGGGACGGCGCCGTGTCGGGGTATCTGAACCTCGCGCCCGCCGCGGACGACGCCCCTCCGATGGCCGAACTCGTGGTGCACCCGGCGGCCCGGCGCCGCGGTGTCGGCGCCGCGATGATCCGGGCAGCGCTGGCCGCGGGCGGTCCGGCCACGCGTTTCTGGGCGCACGGCGACCTCGAACCGGCGCGCGCGACGGCGTCCGCGCTCGAACTGGTCGCGGTGCGGGAGTTGCTGCAGATGCGCCGCCCGCTTGCGGACCTGCCCGCGACCCCTGCTGCCGCCGGCGTGACGATGCGTACCTATGCCGGCCCCTCCGACGACGCCGAGCTGCTGCGGGTGAACAACGCCGCGTTCGCCTGGCATCCCGAGCAGGGCGGGTGGACCGACGACGATGTCGCCGAGCGCAGATCCGAGCCGTGGTTCGACCCCGCCGGACTGTTCCTGGCATTCGACGACGCGTCCGGGCGGCTACTCGGATTCCATTGGACCAAGCAACATTCCGACCAGCTGGGCGAGGTGTACGTCGTCGGTGTCGACCCCGCCGCGCAGGGCCGGGGCCTCGGCGCCGCGCTCACCCTGACCGGTCTGCACCACCTGGCGCGGCAGTTGTCCGGCAGCGGCGCCGAAGCGGCGGTGATGCTCTACGTCGAAGCCGACAACACCGCCGCGGTGAAGACCTACCGACGACTGGGTTTCGAGGTGTCCAACACCGACGTCGCGTACGCCGCGCACGGCCCCGCCAACCTGTGAGATCACTGCACCTGTTCACCTCCCGTTCACCCGCCATGCCCGATTTGTCCACTGCGGCCGCATACGTTGCCGGTGAGTTTGCAGCCGTTTTGGGCAAGTGATCGGGTCAGCGAAAAGAAAGTGGGATCAGTGAAGCTCAACATCATCGGCAAGTCGTTCGGTACGACGGTCTCGGTCGCGGCGATCGCCGCGATGGCCCTCGCCGGGTGCGGTAGCGACAACAACGCTCCGTCGGGCACCACCGGTGCCACCGGAACCGACGCCTCGTCGGCGGAGTGCGGCGGCAAGAACACCCTCACCGCCGAGGGATCGACGGCTCAGCAGAACGCCATCGCAGTGTTCAATCAGGCCTGGGGTCAGGTCTGCGCGGGCAAGAACCTGTCCTACAACCCGACCGGATCAGGCGCCGGCCGCGAGCAGTTCGTCGCGGGCAACGTCGACTTCGGCGGAACCGACTCGCCGATCAAGGACGAGCAGGCCCAGCAGGGCGCGCAGCGCTGCGGCGGCAACGAGGTCTGGAACCTGCCGTTGGTCTTCGGTCCGGTCGCGATGGCCTACAACCTCGACGGCGTCGATGGGCTGGTGCTCAACGCCGATGTCCTGGCGCGCATCTTCCAGGGCCAGATCACCAATTGGAACGACCCGGCGATCGCCGCGCTGAACGAGGGCAAGACCCTGCCCGACCAGAACGTCACACCGATCTACCGCTCGGACTCCTCGGGCACCACCGACAACTTCCAGAAGTACCTGGCCGCGGCCGCTCCCCAGACCTGGACGAAGGGCGACGGCAGCGAATTCCAGGGCGGCGCCGGGGAAGGCGCGCAGAAGTCCGCCGGCGTCGCGCAGGCGGTTCAGGCCACCCCGGGCGGCATCGGCTACGTCGAGAAGGGCTTCGCCGACCAGGCCGGCATCTCCTACGCGCAGATCGACAACGGCAGCGGAGCGGTGGAACTGACCAACGAGTCGGCCGGTAAGGCCATCGACGCGGCCACCTTCGCCGCCGAGGGCAACAACCTCGTCCTGGATCTGCAGTCGCTGTACGGCACCACCGAGCCGGGCGCCTACCCGCTCGTGCTGGCCACCTACAACATCGTCTGCTCCCAGGGCTACGACGCCGAGACCGCCGCCGCGGTGCGCTCGTTCATGACCGTCGCCGCCAACGAAGGCCAGCAGGGCCTTCCCGAGGCCGGCTACGTGCCCCTGCCGGACCGCTTCAAGGAGCGTCTGCTGACCGCGGTCGACGCCATCGGCCCGACTGCCTAGGTTCTGCAGCGCAACCGCCACGCAGCGGCGAGGATGGGTTTAGACCGAATGACCGACAAGCGCGATGGAACCGGAACCGCATTGACGACGCCGAACCCGATGGACTCGGGGTCGGGGGCTGCGATGGCCGCCCCCTTCCCCGAGCCCACGCCGATCTCGACCAACCCGTCCGGGCATGCGAAGGAGCGGTTGGGAGACCGCATCTTCCGCAGCCTGTCGCAGGGGGCGGGCGTCCTCATCGTGGCGATCATCGCTGCGATCGGGATCTTCCTGCTGTGGCGTGCCATCCCGGCGCTAGCCCGTAACGAGGCGAACTTCTTCCTCTACGGCGGCACCTGGAACACCTCCGACACGTCGGCGATGACCTTCGGGATCCTGGACCTGCTCCAGGTCACGGTGTTCGTTTCGGTTTTCGCGCTGCTGCTCGCGATGCCCATCGCGCTGGGAATCGCGATCTACCTGACGCAGTACGCGCCGCGCCGGGTGGTCGGGCCGCTGGCCTACGTGGTGGACCTGCTCGCGGCGGTGCCGTCGATCATCTACGGCGTCTGGGGGCTGTATGTGCTGGCTCCGGTGCTGCGTCCGGTTGCGCTGTGGCTCAACGAGAATCTGGGTTGGTTCTTCCTGTTCGGCTCCGGCAACGCGTCTGTGGCCGGCGGCGGCACCATCTTCACCGCGGGCATCGTGTTGGCGGTGATGATCCTGCCGATCATCACCGCGGTGACGCGGGAGGTGTTCGTCCAGACACCCCGAGGGCAGATCGAGGCCGCGCTGGCGCTCGGCGCGACGCGGTGGGAGGTGGTCCGCACCACCGTGCTGCCGTTCGGGATGTCGGGGTACATCAGCGGCGCGATGCTCGGCCTCGGCCGTGCGCTCGGTGAGACCATCGCGCTGCTGATCATCCTGCGCGGCACGCAGGAGGCGTTCGGGTGGTCGCTGTTCGACGCCGGGTACACCTTCGCCAGCCTGATCGCCTCGGCCGCTTCGGAGTTCAACGACCAGTACAAGGCAGGCGCCTACATCGCCGCGGGTCTGGTGCTGTTCATCTTGACGTTCGTGGTGAACTCGCTGGCCCGCGCCGCGGTCTCCGGAAAGGACAGGTCGGCCTCATGACATCGGCCACGCTGGATCAGCCCGTCAAGGCCCCCACCTTCCAGGGGGTCAGTGCCCGCCGCAAGTTCACCAACAACCTGGCTACCGTGCTGGTCACCACCTCGGTGGTGATCGCGCTGGTGCCGCTGGTGTGGGTGCTCTACACCGTCGTCGCCAAGGGCCTCGGGATCGTCACCTCCAGCACCTGGTGGTACAACTCGCAATCGGGTATGACGGCGTTCGCCGCGGGCGGCGGCGCCTACCACGCCATCGTCGGCACGCTGCTGCAAGGCCTGGTGTGTGCCCTGATCTCCATTCCGGTCGGCGTATTCGTCGGCATCTACCTGGTGGAGTACGGTGGCGGCACCCGGCTCGGCAAGGTCACCACCTTCATGGTCGACATCCTCACCGGGGTGCCCTCGATCGTCGCCGCGCTGTTCATCTACGCATTGTGGGTGGCCACGATGGGCTTCGAGCGTTCGGGCTTCGCGGTGTCGCTCGCCTTGGTGCTGTTGATGATTCCGGTGATCGTGCGCTCCACCGAGGAGATGCTGCGCATCGTGCCGATGGACCTGCGCGAGGCCAGCTACGCACTCGGCGTGCCGAAATGGAAGACCATCTCGGCCATCGTGATCCCGACCGCGCTGTCGGGCATCGTCACCGGCATCCTGCTGGCCCTGGCCCGCGTGATGGGGGAGACGGCGCCGCTGCTCATCCTGGTGGGGTACTCGCAGGCGATCAACTTCGACATGTTCAGCGGATTCCAGGGCTCGCTGCCCGGCATGATGTTCGACCAGACCTCGGCCGGCGCGGGTGCGAACCCGATCCCGACCGACCGGCTCTGGGGTGCGGCGCTGACCCTGGTCGTGTTGATCGCAGTGCTCAACGTCGGCGCCCGTTTCATCGCCAAATTCTTTGCCCCTAAAAAGGTCTGAGCAGGTTTAGGAGACTGATTCACATGGCCAAGCGTCTGGACCTCAAGGACGTCAACATCTACTACGGCGCGTTCCACGCCGTGGCCGGGGTGACCCTGTCGGTGGAGCCGCGCAGCGTGACCGCGTTCATCGGCCCGTCGGGCTGCGGTAAGTCCACCGTGCTGCGCACGCTCAACCGCATGCACGAAGTCATCCCTGGCGCTCGCGTCGAGGGCTCGGTGCTGCTCGACGGCGAAGACATCTACGGCCCGGGCGTGGACCCCGTCGGTGTGCGCAAAACCATCGGAATGGTCTTCCAGCGGCCGAATCCGTTCCCCACCATGTCGATTCGCGACAACGTGGTGGCCGGGCTGAAGTTGCAGGGGGTGCGCAACAAGAAGGTGCTCGACGAGACCGCGGAACGGTCGCTG harbors:
- the purM gene encoding phosphoribosylformylglycinamidine cyclo-ligase, translated to MTRGAEQHGIADPHGISYASAGVDIEAGDRAVELFKPLAKKATRPEVRGGLGGFAGLFALRGDYREPLLASSTDGVGTKLAVAQAMDKHDTVGIDLVAMVVDDLVVCGAEPLFLQDYIAVGRTVPERVAELVSGIADGCVQAGCALLGGETAEHPGLMAPDHYDISATGIGVVEADDVLGPERVKPGDVIIAMASTGLHSNGYSLARHVLLEIDHMNLAGHVEEFGRTLGEELLEPTRIYAKDCLALAAETQVRTFCHVTGGGLAGNLERVIPHGLVATLERGTWTPAPVFGMIAQRGRIEQAEMERTFNMGVGMVAVVAPEDTDRALAVLTARHLDCWTLGTIEKGGKDGARAVLVGQHPRF
- a CDS encoding DUF3073 domain-containing protein; the protein is MGRGRAKAKQTKVARELKYSSPQTDFERLQRELSGSSGDDRFGGDINGDASDDAWVDDDDWRR
- a CDS encoding CAF17-like 4Fe-4S cluster assembly/insertion protein YgfZ; amino-acid sequence: MSAVPAPDPGPDAGAVWHYGDPLGEQRTAAHAAVVVDRSHRAVLALTGAERKTWLHSLSTQHVSDLGEGTATQNLSLDGQGRVEDHWLQTELSGRTVLDTEPWRGEPLLSYLRKMVFWADVVIEPAELAVLSLLGPAVADAAVLDALGLATVPADGSAVALDGGGFVRRLTSGGADLDVVVPREQHARWWDALVAAGVRPAGVWAYEAHRVAAVQARLGVDTDERTIPHEVGWVGPAVHLDKGCYRGQETVARVHNLGKPPRMLVLLHLDGSTDRPAPGDPLLTAGRAVGRLGTVVDHVDHGPIALALVKRGLSADTELTTGGQVETAAAIDPDSVPAGDSVGAGRLAVERLRSGTK
- a CDS encoding aminodeoxychorismate lyase, which produces MADRPAVVVTLDGRLHDPTVPLLYADDLAAVRGDGIFETMLVRDGAACLLDAHLGRLAHSARMVNLPAPDLDRWRSAVGVAVDAWTDAGDDDGVLRLVYSRGRESGSEVTAYVTVAALPARVAEVRRRGLAALTLSRGLAAHGIDELPWLLAGAKTLSYAVNMAALRHAEAHGAGDVIFVSTDGFILEGPRSTVVIETVSDEGRRCLLTPPPWYPILRGTTQQALFEVARNAGYDCDYQALKPADLIAAQGVWLVSSITLAARVHTLDGVALPTATDAADISALIDAAVLSDR
- a CDS encoding FABP family protein, with protein sequence MTSGDEAVAAAAQRAKETATRNIPAFADLPLPADTANLRQGADLNDALLALLPLVGVWRGEGEGRSAHGDYRFGQQIIVSHDGSDYLNWESRSWLLTEDGDYDRPGLRETGYWRFVTDPADPDESQAIELLLAHSAGYVELFYGRPLNQSSWELVTDALARSVSGVLVGGAKRLYGIIEGGDLAYVEERVDADGGLVPHLSARLSRFVG
- a CDS encoding DUF732 domain-containing protein — its product is MKTTFACVAAALLAGGALWGAPAALADPEGDFLSVIAEYGITWPSEKTAQVIETGYAVCQDWNNGATFEQEVLDLAGATGWSNGDAGYFIGAATGAFCPEYEYKVG
- a CDS encoding DUF1416 domain-containing protein, coding for MCSAPKQGLTLPAGVDLEKETVITGRVVDGSGQAVGGAFVRLLDSSDEFTAEVVASATGDFRFFAAPGTWTLRALSKVGNGDAVVAPTGAGIHEVDVKVA
- a CDS encoding sulfurtransferase, translating into MARSDVLVSVDWAESNLDAPNTVFVEVDEDTNAYDTGHIPGAVKLDWKTDLQDQVRRDFVDAEQFSKLLSERGISNDDTVVLYGGNNNWFAAYAYWYFKLYGHADVKLLDGGRKKWELDARPLSTDTVERPGTSYTAKAPDTSIRAFRDEVIDAIGKKNLVDVRSPDEFSGKILAPAHLPQEQSQRPGHIPGAINVPWSKAANEDGTFKSDEDLAKLYAEAGLDGEKETIAYCRIGERSSHTWFVLQELLGHKNVKNYDGSWTEYGSLVGAPIELGS
- a CDS encoding Ms5788A family Cys-rich leader peptide → MSARLELVLTKRRAVDLCRVAGCCCCCCC
- a CDS encoding thioredoxin family protein; the encoded protein is MTGTWIVVVAVLIAVFGMAYVIGRLVTLRATLARGAAEWPDVDTSDLGLSTTGPTILHFSAPWCGPCAGVRRVVEEVCAELPAVAHLEIDMDADPEPARRLSVLSLPTTFIFDADGRQRYRTSGVPTATDLRSALRPLLA